From Cheilinus undulatus linkage group 18, ASM1832078v1, whole genome shotgun sequence, the proteins below share one genomic window:
- the nsd2 gene encoding histone-lysine N-methyltransferase NSD2, translated as MDSIGSSLPSMPEPANPISMKQPPECLSVRKGGGDMSSDPTLLLDKAAAQLAATVQDGVLQKMAGHSHNNHNHERLKDLTSRVLNGDQDTLPTLCAPETPMLKGAEAPATNGTHQHNCTPHTEVELEVTIPQVVKQPLFEPSNANGTSFASTTEGTISGPEESQEVKKRRGRPQKPKPQPNNCPSDILVNPLDHTNAEDGAIEAEKHDLIPGLAGEVTVEPPLHVRFSTGDLVWTKVSGYPWWPCMITTDPEVNNHFKQKQKVTNSRLGLLYHVQYFGDAPERGYIFEKNLVSFSGEEQYQELSQGRKQPASRVVHKKTVPSVPRKLKAQWNMGVIQAKEALSMSLEERLANFAFLYNEDGPHLNPHILEKLKTALTEKMDQEAESRLSPDLPSLLTGPSDDPAAATQSQDSTSTTGKKTQAPRRKLKTGVWKRRGQGHLNGVISARKLNKIFPQMMLHQQTASQDSTSSTPDIQSEPVIPLKKKRRPRQPKSPTKTVRGRKKSITDSTCDLVKKRKPKLVSSTDNISDPVSLLVSVPGDKVKKRRRRKTPDEQTTGSLVKRERKKGIKRPLIDNTGDQGQQPKRRRKTIKDAEKQASALDGAVKRRRRRKKTDADAQETKKQGRKSKALLTGDQDAEKPKRRRKRKQDGENQVLPTKAKKRRSSLYHDPEGSGSERPDSPSDSLDGTKKGERKKEFVCQTCEQAGEDLVPCEGQCNGMFHLHCLGVSFLPEDKLQCHECSTGVHSCFSCKQSDGTVRRCHVPLCGKFYHEACIRLNPLTVFDNKGFRCPLHVCLSCHYGCRTKHKSTKGRLMRCLRCPVAYHVGDLCVAAGSEMISNSAFICTNHFNAKKGYSHHSHVNVSWCFVCSKGGQLLCCESCPAAFHPDCLNIAMPDGSWFCNDCRAGKKPRYRDIIWVKLGTYRWWPAEIHHPRNIPTNIQHLRHEIGEFPVFFFGSKDYFWTHQGRVFPYMEGDRGSKHQRTGIGKVFKNALLEAEARFKEIKMKREAKEAQENSRKPPPYKFIKVNKPVGRVQVYTADISEIPKCNCKPSVERPCGFESECLNRMLQYECHPEVCPSGERCCNQDFTKRLYPETKIIKTPGKGWGLVALRDIKKGEFVNEYIGELIDEEECRARIKYAHENNITDFYMLTIDKDRIIDAGPKGNYSRFMNHSCQPNCETQKWTVNGDTRVGLFAVCDIPAGTELTFNYNLDCLGNEKTVCRCGAPNCSGFLGDRPKNSNGQTAEPKGKRLKRKYKKRKSEGKKSDDECFRCGDGGQLVLCCKKACTKAYHLSCLNLTKRPFGRWDCPWHHCDVCGKNSEAFCQLCPNSFCKAHQEGALRPWPPTGQLCCQEHDELEACVNSEMNPTTAITTTTIRGRAPRGPRKGRGAGAKIKGSRRKAAEA; from the exons ATGGACAGCATAGGTAGCTCCCTACCTTCAATGCCTGAACCAGCCAATCCGATCAGCATGAAGCAGCCGCCGGAGTGCCTTAGTGTACGGAAAGGTGGAGGGGACATGAGCAGTGACCCCACTCTACTGTTGGACAAAGCTGCTGCACAGCTTGCTGCAACAGTACAAGACGGTGTCCTTCAGAAGATGGCTGGCCATAGTCATAACAACCACAACCATGAGAGGCTCAAAGACCTCACCTCCAGGGTGCTCAATGGAGACCAAGACACGCTGCCTACCCTGTGTGCTCCAGAGACACCAATGCTCAAAGGTGCCGAGGCCCCTGCTACAAATGGAACACATCAGCACAACTGCACCCCTCACACTGAAGTTGAATTAGAGGTGACGATACCCCAGGTGGTCAAGCAGCCCTTGTTTGAGCCAAGCAATGCCAATGGGACCAGTTTTGCATCAACCACAGAGGGAACTATATCTGGACCAGAGGAGAGTcaagaagttaagaaaagaaggGGAAGACCACAAAAACCAAAACCTCAGCCTAACAATTGTCCCTCTGACATCCTTGTGAACCCGCTTGACCACACAAATGCTGAAGATGGAGCCATAGAAGCTGAAAAG CATGATCTCATACCAGGCTTGGCAGGGGAGGTTACTGTAGAGCCACCTCTGCATGTTCGTTTTTCCACTGGTGATTTGGTTTGGACAAAGGTGTCGGGATATCCCTGGTGGCCCTGCATGATAACCACAGACCCTGAAGTCAACAATCACttcaaacagaaacagaaag tgaCCAACAGCAGATTGGGCCTCCTCTACCATGTACAGTATTTTGGAGATGCCCCAGAGAGAGGCTACATCTTTGAGAAGAACCTGGTGTCCTTCTCTGGAGAGGAACAATATCAGGAGCTCAGCCAAGGCAGAAAACAACCAGCCTCCCGTGTAGTCCACAAAAAG ACGGTGCCCTCTGTGCCCCGTAAACTCAAGGCTCAGTGGAACATGGGTGTCATTCAGGCCAAAGAGGCCCTTAGCATGTCACTGGAAGAGCGCTTGGCAAATTTTGCATTTCTCTACAATGAAGACGGGCCTCATCTGAACCCCCATATCCTGGAGAAGTTAAAGACTGCTCTGACTGAAAAGATGGACCAGGAAGCTGAGTCCAGGCTTAGCCCAGATCTCCCCTCCCTGCTTACAGGCCCTTCTGACGATCCCGCAGCTGCAACTCAGTCCCAAGATAGCACTTCAACAACAGGGAAAAAGACACAAGCACCcagaagaaaactcaaaacaggAGTATGGAAGAGAAGGGGCCAGGGCCATCTAAATGGTGTCATCTCAGCAAGGAAATTGAACAAAATTTTTCCACAAATGATGCTTCATCAGCAGACAGCCTCACAG GATTCCACCTCTTCTACGCCAGATATTCAGTCTGAACCAGTGATACCtctgaagaagaagagaagaccCAGGCAGCCCAAGTCCCCTACAAAGACTGTGAGAGGAAGGAAGAAATCCATAACGGACAGCACATGTGATCTCGTGAAGAAAAGGAAACCAAAGCTGGTTTCTTCGACAGACAATATTTCAGATCCAGTCTCACTTCTTGTTTCAGTTCCAG gtgacaaagtaaagaaaaggcGAAGGAGAAAGACCCCAGATGAGCAGACGACTGGATCCTTAG tgAAAAGGGAGCGCAAGAAAGGCATTAAAAGGCCACTAATAGACAATACAGGAGACCAGGGTCAGCAGCCTAAAAGGAGACGTAAAACAATCAAAGATGCTGAAAAACAG GCCTCAGCTTTAGATGGAGCAGTGAAAAGACgaagaagaaggaagaaaaCTGATGCAGACGCACAAGAAACCAAGAAGCAAGGGAGGAAGTCCAAAGCTCTCCTCACTG GTGACCAAGATGCTGAGAAACCAAAGCGGAGGAGGAAAAGGAAGCAGGATGGAGAGAACCAGGTCCTGCCCACTAAAGCAAAGAAGAGACGGTCTTCCCTGTATCATGACCCTGAG ggTTCTGGGAGTGAACGGCCTGATTCTCCAAGTGACAGCTTAGACGGCACAAAAAAGGGGGAACGAAAGAAGGAATTTGTTTGCCAG aCTTGTGAGCAGGCTGGTGAGGACTTGGTGCCCTGTGAAGGCCAGTGTAACGGGATGTTTCACCTCCACTGTCTTGGTGTTTCTTTCTTACCTGAAGACAAGCTGCAGTGTCACGAGTGCAGCACAG GGGTTCATTCATGTTTCAGTTGTAAACAATCAGACGGCACAGTACGTCGCTGCCACGTCCCTCTTTGCGGCAAGTTCTACCATGAGGCGTGCATCCGCCTCAACCCCCTCACTGTGTTTGACAACAAGGGCTTCCGCTGTCCGCTTCACGTCTGCCTGAGCTGTCACTATGGCTGCCGCACCAAGCACAAGTCCACCAAAG GGAGGTTGATGCGTTGCCTTCGCTGTCCTGTTGCATATCACGTTGGTGATCTGTGTGTGGCTGCAGGCAGTGAGATGATCTCAAActctgcctttatctgcaccAACCATTTCAACGCCAAGAAGGGCTACAGCCACCACAGTCACGTCAACGTCAGCTGGTGCTTCGTCTGCTCCAAAG ggGGCCAGCTGCTGTGCTGTGAGTCTTGTCCTGCAGCTTTTCACCCAGACTGTCTAAACATTGCAATGCCTGATGGGAGCTGGTTCTGCAACGACTGTCGGGCAGGAAAGAAGCCCAGATACAGAGACATCATCTGGGTCAAACTGGGAACTTACAG ATGGTGGCCTGCAGAGATCCACCACCCTAGAAACATCCCAACTAACATCCAGCACCTTCGACACGAGATTGGGGAGTTTCCAGTTTTCTTCTTCGGCTCCAAGGATTACTTCTGGACCCATCAGGGCCGAGTGTTTCCATACATGGAGGGAGACCGAGGCAGCAAGCACCAGCGGACTGGGATCGGCAAAGTCTTCAAGAATG CTTTGCTGGAGGCTGAAGCTCGATTCAAGGAGATAAAAATGAAACGAGAGGCCAAGGAAGCACAAGAGAACAGCAGAAAACCACCCCCGTACAAATTTATCAAG GTCAATAAACCAGTCGGTAGAGTTCAAGTTTACACCGCTGACATCTCTGAGATCCCCAAATGTAACTGTAAACCGTCAGTCGAGAGGCCATGTGGGTTCGAGTCCGAGTGTCTGAACCGCATGCTGCAGTACGAGTGTCACCCTGAGGTGTGTCCCAGCGGGGAGCGCTGCTGTAACCAGGACTTCACTAAACGTCTCTACCCAGAGACCAAGATCATCAAGACGCCTGGCAAAGGCTGGGGTCTGGTGGCTCTCAGGGACATCAAGAAG GGCGAGTTTGTCAACGAGTACATCGGTGAGCTGATAGATGAGGAGGAGTGCAGGGCGAGGATCAAATACGCCCATGAAAACAACATCACTGATTTCTACATGCTCACCATCGACAAG GATCGAATCATTGATGCCGGTCCAAAGGGGAACTACTCTCGCTTCATGAACCACAGCTGTCAGCCGAACTGTGAGACGCAGAAGTGGACTGTGAACGGGGACACTCGGGTTGGACTATTTGCCGTCTGTGACATCCCAGCAG GTACTGAGCTGACCTTTAACTACAACCTTGACTGCCTCGGGAATGAGAAGACGGTCTGTCGCTGTGGAGCTCCAAACTGCAGCGGTTTCCTTGGTGATCGGCCAAAG AACTCAAACGGCCAAACAGCTGAGCCAAAAGGGAAGAGGCTGAAGAGAAAGTATAAAAAGAGGAAATCTGAGGGGAAAAAGTCTGATGATGAGTGCTTCCGCTGCGGGGACGGAGGACAGCTAGTGCTCTGCTGCAAGAAGGCCTGCACCAAAGCATATCACCTGTCCTGCCTGAATCTCACCAAGAGACCCTTTG GCCGCTGGGACTGCCCTTGGCATCACTGTGATGTCTGTGGGAAAAACTCCGAGGCCTTCTGTCAGCTCTGCCCCAACTCCTTCTGCAAGGCTCACCAGGAGGGGGCGCTGCGTCCCTGGCCTCCAACTGGCCAGCTCTGCTGTCAGGAGCACGATGAGCTGGAAGCATGTGTCAACTCTGAAATGAACCCAACCACCGCCATCACTACCACCACCATCCGTGGCCGTGCTCCCAGGGGCCCCAGGAAGGGACGAGGAGCCGGGGCCAAAATAAAGGGTTCCAGGAGGAAAGCAGCAGAGGCATAA